The stretch of DNA GGGGCTGCTCGCCCGGCACATAGGGCGCCATCCGGTGGATTGCCTTGCGAAACATCACGCGTTTCCAATTATTTGCGGTTGCGTCCGCCGCGTCCGCGCGCCGCACGCGTCTCGCCGCGCGCCGGCTTCGATACTGTCGATTCGAGCAACCATCCGAGATAGGCCGCCGAGCCGGCGCCCGGCGCAAACGCGAGCATCTCGGGAACCTCGTAGCTGTGCGACTCGATCAAGCGCCGCTCGAGGCGGCGGAGCAGACTCGCGCGGGTCTTGATGAGCAGGAGAAATTCGGGCTCCTCCTCGACCGCGCCGCGCCATCTGTACACCGAACGGATCGGCCCTACGATATTGACGCATGCCGCAAGTCGCTCGTCGACCAGCCGGCGCGCGATCGACCGCGCCTCCTGTTCGCGGCCGGCGGTGGACAGCACTATTCTCGCCTGCGATGCGGACACAGCGCGTTACTCTAGCGGCCAGCGCGTATCAGTCCAAGCCGCTGCAGCACTCTGGCAGTCGCCGGGCACGGCAGCGGCGACGGCCGCGACGCGCCGTCGTGGCCGCGCGCGCTCGCGGTGCCGTCTTGCGTTTTCATTCGCGCAAGATGCGCGGCCAGCAGCGCGACGTCGCTCATGCGATCGACGTCGTACCACGCTGGGCCAAGCGCGTAGCGCGTCCGGCTGCGGCGAAGCCGCGCAAGCGTCTGGCTGAGCACGCTCGCGCGGCCCCATCGGATCGCGCGAAAAATTTCTGGCATCGGGCCGCGCACCCCGACCAGGTAGTACCCGCCGTCGAGGCTTGGCGCGATGACGACCGGCGCACGCCGCAGCAGCGCAACGCTTCGCGCGAGCAGTTCGAGCGGCAACGACGGCGTGTCGGTGCCGACAAGCGCCGCGCCGCCGGCGCGGTACGGTTCCAGCGCGTGCGCCATCCGCGCGCCGAGACCGCCGCTACCCTGGTCGACGAGCACCGCGCCGAAGCGGCGCGCGATGCGGCGGAGCCAGGGGCTGTTCGCGACGCCGCCGCCGGGTGCGCTCGCGGCGATCACAATCCGCGCGGGAGCGAGCGCGCGGCACTTGCGAAGCGCGTCGTCGATGAAGGCGCGAGCCAGCGCGGCCGCGTTCGCTGCGCCGAGGCGTGGGATGAGCCGGGTTTTGGTCTGGCCGGCGACGGGATCGCGGCAAAAGACGATCAGCGTGATGTCCCGGCTCGATCGATCCGCTGCCGACGAGCGCCGAGCGGGGCGGGGTTTTCTAATGGGCGTCGCCGCGATGCTGCGTGCGCGCGTGCCGCGCGGCTCAGTTTCCATTCCCGCCATTGTGGCCGATCCCTTTCAGGATATTTAACGGGACCTTGAGCACATTGGTCAGGAAATACGCGACCGAGGTGATCGGCTGGGGAACGACGTGCGGATTGCTGAGCGGCCCGGTCACATGGAAATACGCCGCGACGAAATGGTCGGAGGAAAGTCCACCCCCGATTATGGGCACTTTGGCGACCAACCAGTTGACCGTTTTAAACGGCACCATCCCGACCTGCATGTCGACGTTGCCGTCGGCCAGACGCATGTGGCCGAGCGCCGAAATGTTCATCACCGGGCCGCGCAGCAACAGGTTTTGGGTATAGAAATCGCCGTCGCGTCCCTTGAACTCGGCGGTCAGAGTCTGGAAGGGCACGCCGTTGACGCGCGGGTCGGGAACCTTGGCCGAGAGCCAGGTCTTGAGATCGAGGAAACTCAGGATGCGCGAGAGCAGGGCGAACTTGTGCAGCACGCCGTCGGTCACCTCGAAAGATACCGTCCCGGCCATCGTGTTGAAGAAATCGGTGTTGGAGTCGGCCCACAAGTCGCCACTGGCTTTGAGCCGGCCGCTCAGCGGCGACGGCTTGTGCGGATCCGCGAGGCTGAAGAGCGGGCCGACCTGCGCCCCGTTAACGCCGCCTTTGAGGTGAATCCAATCGTCGCGGCCGCGCCCCGAGAACTCCATGTTAGCGCGGCCCTCGAACATGTTCGCACTGAAGTTGTGAACGCTCCAGTCGCCGTTCATCTCGCGGCTGAAATCGCATCGCGCATGCGTCATCGCAAGGCGCTCGAGCGTCGCCCGGGCGGCATCGATATGACCGACCACCGGCACCGGGAAAAAATGGGCGGGCGGACTCGGCGCCCACGGCAGACGGATGAACTTCATCACTTCGAGGTCCAGCCGCCCCGCGTTGGCGACGATTCGAAGCACAGGATGTTCGAGGTCGGCGACGCCCAGCGAGAAATCGAAGGGGGCGTTCTGCAGCTTCGCCCCAATGATCGACAGCAGCATTCCGCGCCCGTCAAGGCTGAGCGTTGCCGACTCGGCCACGATCGGCGCGCGCAAAAAGCCGAGTTGCACCTCGCCTGCGCCCATCGTGAGGCGGCCGTTGGCGCGGATGCCCTGGGGGCGGCTGGGCTCGCGCACGATCGTCAGTGTGCCGCCGAGCGGGCCCCGCGCCGCAACATCCTGCGGATCGACGAGCAGCGGCAGCCACTGCTGCACTTCGATCTGATGCAGCTCGACGGCGATCTGACGCAGGCCGATTCCGCGGCCGTCGAACGTCAGGCTTCCGGTAAGCGTCACCTCTCCCGGGACCGTGGGCTTGGCGACGGTCGCCATCACACGGCGCATCTCGATAATCCTGGGCGTGACCGTCACGCTGCCGC from Candidatus Binataceae bacterium encodes:
- the cutA gene encoding divalent-cation tolerance protein CutA, encoding MSASQARIVLSTAGREQEARSIARRLVDERLAACVNIVGPIRSVYRWRGAVEEEPEFLLLIKTRASLLRRLERRLIESHSYEVPEMLAFAPGAGSAAYLGWLLESTVSKPARGETRAARGRGGRNRK
- a CDS encoding TIGR04282 family arsenosugar biosynthesis glycosyltransferase → METEPRGTRARSIAATPIRKPRPARRSSAADRSSRDITLIVFCRDPVAGQTKTRLIPRLGAANAAALARAFIDDALRKCRALAPARIVIAASAPGGGVANSPWLRRIARRFGAVLVDQGSGGLGARMAHALEPYRAGGAALVGTDTPSLPLELLARSVALLRRAPVVIAPSLDGGYYLVGVRGPMPEIFRAIRWGRASVLSQTLARLRRSRTRYALGPAWYDVDRMSDVALLAAHLARMKTQDGTASARGHDGASRPSPLPCPATARVLQRLGLIRAGR